A single window of Lutzomyia longipalpis isolate SR_M1_2022 chromosome 1, ASM2433408v1 DNA harbors:
- the LOC129786316 gene encoding galactosylgalactosylxylosylprotein 3-beta-glucuronosyltransferase P: protein MHHKVELNDNGKMRTYTKMYLMICLSTACIFLYQYQLSRARLISQPTHQQDTVGEVQQKASDFYVSTTTNSSTAISPPLSTPQDKLPLPPLYIITPTFRRPEQLAELTRLGYTLKHVPNLLWLVIEDAEHATALVTKLLEHIGVPFVHLVAAMPEKFRKNKVKPRGVSNRNRGLKWIRANATEGVFYFADDDNTYDVALFEEIRYTKKVSMWPVGLITKYGVSSPIVRNGSFAGFYDGWIGGRKYAVDMAGFAVSVKFLLSRPKAEMPFKPGYEEDGFLKSLHPFDNSEIELLASNCTEILTWHTQTKKNQPAQQLDMGKYKDTNLVKLRGILV from the exons ATGCATCACAAAGTTGAGTTGAACGACAACGGCAAGATGAGAACATACACCAAAATGTACCTGATGATATGCCTCTCGACGGCATGTATATTCCTGTATCAGTATCAATTGTCCCGGGCACGCCTCATTTCGCAGCCAACCCATCAGCAAGATACGGTGGGGGAAGTCCAGCAGAAGGCCAGTGATTTCTACGTGTCTACAACGACAAATTCTTCAACGGCAATCTCG CCCCCATTGTCAACTCCACAGGATAAGCTACCACTTCCACCACTGTACATAATCACACCGACTTTCCGGCGGCCGGAACAATTAGCTGAACTCACTCGCCTGGGATATACCCTGAAGCATGTGCCTAATTTACTCTGGCTGGTCATCGAGGACGCTGAACATGCCACAGCACTCGTGACGAAGCTCCTGGAGCACATTGGTGTGCCATTTGTGCATTTAGTCG CTGCGATGCCTGAAAAGTTCCGGAAGAACAAGGTTAAACCTCGTGGCGTCTCTAATAGAAATCGTGGCCTCAAGTGGATTCGTGCCAATGCAACGGAAGGAGTCTTCTATTTTGCCGACGACGACAACACGTACGACGTTGCTCTCTTCGAGGAG ATTCGATACACAAAGAAGGTATCTATGTGGCCAGTGGGGTTAATCACAAAGTACGGCGTTAGTAGTCCCATAGTGCGAAATGGGAGCTTTGCGGGATTCTACGATGGATGGATTGGAGGAAGGAAGTATGCTGTGGATATGGCAGGATTTGCTGTGAGCGTTAAATTCCTCTTGAGTCGTCCAAAGGCAGAGATGCCCTTCAAACCAGGCTACGAAGAAGATGGCTTCCTTAAGAGTCTCCATCCGTTTGATAATTCAGAAATTGAACTTTTAGCTTCAAATTGCACTGAG aTACTCACATGGCACACACAAACGAAGAAGAATCAACCAGCTCAGCAGCTTGATATGGGAAAGTATAAAGACACCAATTTGGTCAAGTTGCGCGGAATTCTCGTGTGA
- the LOC129786309 gene encoding transmembrane 7 superfamily member 3-like produces the protein MWNLIKILPIISALWLLRGIAAAGDVAAAAAAAQSPQDGYRISILINDTQMRVGEINFYREYELSSNSSAAATIVIKGSEAVWSKHFGIIQVHSYLRPVTLSANNTLGDASEKFYVNGTNIGFNVHRNSTFYLHSLHPQNGTFNTSVAVAFILYRSTGAIPGGCNMVHPVDETPFLSVMLEEEIVLVETPPAGSGVPHLDNTTCTTENFLYEFRYLYLTKQDFSKRSYFDMLRTLMVPRTAMESGYLVTKVPEYNLHQYYAKNTGMGIFFVTLVMDGYGENVTTAYIPGHSYGCPQQQLFRDCHVIDSTPLAILLVLMMVMGACQIILGRQLVYLRIIVNSFMIGGYLAYVIFCTIEDWDLKMVIVMLGGLIFAIAWTVLWLQCHSVTEVADILGSVINGYGLSCLVLYAFGDMRILESHTYYWMVFCLVLPSAAVLSFPLSRRGAIVSTALQGSFFMSITLLFMFDGNIHYAVINNWRRLKDTSFTYAIINPHLDIVDCFCIVVWLMAFISSIFIQTRLMDGGCPCWRRQRVRVLRYRDQEAQPLIARLTARELGSDDVFLSPRSNSRFMQYWNRQSLFV, from the exons atgtggaatttaattaaaatactccCCATCATTTCGGCACTTTGGCTGCTGCGTGGAATAGCTGCCGCCGGTGATGTTGCTGCAGCAGCGGCAGCAGCTCAATCCCCACAGGATG GATACCGTATCAGCATCCTCATCAACGACACTCAGATGCGTGTTGGTGAAATAAACTTTTACCGCGAATATGAACTTTCTTCCAATAGTTCTGCAGCAGCAACCATTGTGATAAAGGGCAGTGAAGCTGTGTGGAGTAAACATTTTGGAATCATTCAAGTGCACTCATACCTCCGTCCAGTGACATTGTCAGCCAATAACACCCTCGGAGATGCATCCGAGAAATTCTACGTAAATGGAACCAATATTGGGTTCAATGTCCACAGAAATTCAACATTCTACCTCCATTCGCTTCATCCCCAAAATGGCACGTTCAATACGTCGGTTGCTGTTGCATTTATTCTCTACAGGAGTACTGGTGCCATACCCGGAGGCTGCAATATGGTGCATCCCGTTGATGAGACACCCTTCCTCAGTGTAATGCTCGAAGAGGAAATAGTGCTGGTGGAGACACCACCCGCGGGTTCAGGAGTTCCTCATTTGGACAATACAACATGCACCACGGAGAATTTCTTGTATGAATTCCGTTACCTCTACCTGACCAAGCAAGACTTCTCCAAACGCTCGTACTTTGATATGCTACGCACATTGATGGTTCCACGAACAGCCATGGAGTCTGGATACCTCGTGACAAAGGTACCCGAATACAATCTCCATCAATACTATGCCAAAAACACGGGTATGGGGATTTTCTTTGTGACACTCGTGATGGACGGTTACGGGGAGAACGTTACCACGGCCTATATTCCCGGTCATTCCTACGGATGCCCCCAGCAACAGCTCTTTCGTGATTGTCACGTTATAG ATAGTACACCTCTAGCAATCCTCCTGGTGCTGATGATGGTGATGGGAGCATGTCAAATTATTCTTGGTCGTCAGTTGGTCTATTTGCGCATTATTGTCAACAGTTTTATGATTGGCGGCTATTTGGCTTATGTGATCTTCTGCACTATCGAAGATTGGG atctcaAGATGGTCATAGTTATGCTCGGTGGACTTATCTTTGCAATCGCGTGGACAGTTCTCTGGCTACAGTGCCACTCAGTCACGGAGGTAGCGGATATTTTGGGTAGTGTCATCAATGGCTACGGTTTGAGTTGTTTAGTCCTGTATGCATTTGGAGATATGAGAATCCTGGAATCTCATACGTACTACTGGATGGTTTTCTGCCTGGTCCTCCCAAGTGCAGCTGTTCTCTCGTTTCCACTCTCGCGGAGAGGTGCAATCGTCAGCACAGCCCTCCAAGGATCATTCTTCATGTCCATAACACTTCTCTTTATGTTTGACGGCAATATCCATTATGCCGTCATCAACAACTGGCGACGTCTAAAGGATACATCATTCACCTATGCTATTATCAATCCACATCTCGATATTGTCG ATTGCTTCTGCATTGTAGTGTGGCTGATGGCATTCATATCAAGTATCTTCATTCAGACGCGACTAATGGATGGAGGGTGCCCCTGTTGGAGGCGTCAACGTGTCAGGGTGTTGCGGTATAGAGATCAAGAAGCTCAACCCCTGATTGCACGACTCACAGCTCGTGAATTGGGATCTGATGATGTTTTCCTTTCGCCTCGTTCCAACAGTCGTTTCATGCAATACTGGAATAGGCAATCTCTATTCGTGTGA
- the LOC129786336 gene encoding PH-interacting protein, with protein MDNYESVKKSILTPELYFLISKFLSVSPLQDTKKVLVAELERHKILPKRIDWTGQEHDQSFAELEKKYSHIGPHHLLEICARIGPILDKELCPSVPNILSLLGAGRQSLLRTSESISRPRGILEYCTRLHGMPLSDPINRKNSHNIVRVLHGREQAGPIIRRLAIQPNFYEKQSLLRRTLGHLSAVYCVLFDRTGRYILTGADDLLVKLWSAIDGRLLSTFRGASAEITDIAINLDNTLLAAGSLDRILRVWDLQTTAPIAVLTSHTGMITSVNFCPSPRGDLRYLVTTSTDGSVAFWQYTITRGKTAFASKPIQYHEKLRPGQAQMICAAFSPGGMFLAAGSADHYVRVYLMSEDGPKRILETEAHTDTVDSIQWAHNGLRFISGSKDGTAHVWHFESQQWKSLKLNMTDRLSSCPEPEEDGKKIKVTMVSWDFSDNWVMTAVNDFTIKVWHTKTGKLHRVLRGHSDELYVLESHPKDPNVLLSAGHDGQIFLWDIYKGIAIANFVNHIEGQGHGGVFDAKWSPDGTMIAATDSHGHILMFGFGSGHERLKILPTELFFHTDYRPLVRDVNHHVMDEQTQTMPHLMPPPFLVDVDGNPHHPSLQRLVPGRENCPTDQLIPNIGVGGDGNVEVMGDSIRSDIDRLIEALANRQGQEVVPEVNMERDNQQANNMRAMNSPRAAVVLNRVGLRRSGDVEGVRQSSGNWQRDGAFKFMSRLYIRPMKYSQLQTLRQGIHTAGLQELEIYRREMRRRPLMINTSNLSTLVSNPPGRPRGRNTRRPAPPPAYRTRAVREREPVIVEEEEDDPDHIESASNTSGDSSDSTAVEEDLVLDASSSSETESSDYSDWIADQPGPNLVPPKRSKRKPVERRAYSPANEDEADRRKGRKKKLPIPTENGMEIPETFRPPEWLSEVIPRKAPYYPQMGDEVVYLRQGHQRYLDAVRAKKVYKLNNNCEPWQQIAMRDHEMVKVIGIKYEIRPPRLCCLKLGIITNDGQLTGTTFTIKYHDMPDVLDFLVLRQTFDTAVSRNWSPGDRFRCMIDDGWWMGQIESRTALSSDFPNSLFMCFRVRWDNGEYEYMSPWDMEPIDENRLPTEVGGAVSVLPEELRATLYQPKAEEWPRGDRDASCRRIIAGLEQVMGLAIADLFLAPVDLNIYPAYAFVVEYPIDLSTIKARFENHFYRRITSAQFDVRYLATNAEKFNQPHSNIVKHARIVTDLCLRIIRDLNDIDVGAVYHQLMDTYISSDSDAENPRPSTSSAPTRSVGTRRSQRLGAPNDWQAECRELLELLWQCDDSTPFREPVDIIEHPDYNQIVDTPMDLRTIQEDLRGSNYATPMDFAKDVRLIFQNSRNYNTNKRSRIYSMTLRLSTLFETHIKQILYNWKASRRRTNQRDRRNQPVDPNEPGTSKMLTRATSGAAGRRVQHSSDGSDDDDVDLSQLRRTRSNGRVMRRVPTGLSNGVSSVNEPVPGPSTAIAGPSRSRRGNTNLRNGGAESSEASSSSSSSSDNDDGDSDESAGIPLSALGVSSKQRGSQKNKIYDSEDSYKPNRRGKQKQGRKRKLKQKQRGLSSSQGSPRKSSGAKRSKATTSRRLATEHDHNYDDAAGNSVDDDDDEPVQSRKRARTNGNSTSQPPAGAAAHYTRSNRQLLRRTDDSEDSDVSYKVQKRRVRYESDHSYHLETTRRRGVVLESDTDNEITRSTRSSIKKAQVEWTQDEEEDDEEEEEQAEEEAEDDVNVEEEDDDEEEIVERKYRRRRARVRQSDSDNSQTDNQNQNSNSRSSYRSLRTRRPRMSLPEDPDPEIDSDDQPLSQQSMMSTHRTRSGTRIQATDSSSINGSSMGNPTLNRFRRRFATTTTTTTTTTGTTTRNQSTEVSTQLAMPPAPHEIDHNYGEREHMGTRRRHVSMLSRHQRNADELDPQQENDNATQSGPISSTSSISRLRVRSNVNGDGGGGGSTVSRATSTTSQISMRRAVRGRMRQDDANTPGDESDPEDNTPLMFVASSSRNTRSGTAAQRDISDDEPIPGPSSYSRRTRKLRRLQYNEDSDSTEAPSVRMRTKRRLMSDMSYSPTRSSGNNHNQSGRNVLEEPESDSGGDQNTVSISSRGRIRKITAKARGLFRE; from the exons ATGGATAATTATGAGTCAGTGAAGAAGTCAATATTGACACCAG AATTGTACTTTTTAATCTCGAAATTCCTCTCCGTGAGTCCGCTGCAGGACACGAAAAAG GTCTTGGTGGCCGAGTTGGAACGCCATAAG ATCCTTCCCAAGAGGATTGACTGGACTGGCCAGGAGCACGATCAGTCGTTTGCGGAATTG gagaaaaaatattcacacatTGGGCCCCATCATCTACTGGAAATTTGTGCTCGTATCGGTCCCATTCTCGACAAAGAACTATGTCCGAGTGTACCGAATATACTGTCCCTTTTGGGTGCTGGACGGCAGAGTCTTCTACGCACATCAGAGAGTATCTCTCGTCCCAGAGGAATTCTCGAGTACTGCACACGTTTGCACGGGATGCCCCTGTCGGATCCGATAAACCGCAAAAATTCCCACAATATTG ttcGTGTTCTTCATGGCAGAGAGCAAGCGGGTCCGATAATCCGTCGTTTAGCAATTCAACCGAATTTCTATGAGAAGCAATCCCTCCTGCGACGAACACTCGGCCACTTATCGGCTGTTTATTGTGTTTTGTTCGATAGAACAGGAAGGTACATCTTGACGGGAGCAGATGATCTCCTTGTGAAACTATGGAGCGCCATAGATGGGCGTTTGTTGTCCACATTCCGTGGGGCATCGGCGGAAATAACGGATATTGCCATCAATTTGGACAACACCCTCTTGGCAGCTGGTTCCCTGGACAGGATACTCCGTGTGTGGGATCTACAAACAACAGCCCCCATTGCTGTGCTCACAAGTCACACGGGCATGATAACATCGGTGAATTTCTGCCCATCACCCCGCGGGGATTTGCGGTATTTGGTCACAACGAGTACAGATGGATCTGTGGCATTCTGGCAGTACACCATCACGCGCGGGAAGACGGCATTTGCCTCGAAACCCATTCAGTACCATGAGAAACTCCGTCCGGGGCAGGCACAGATGATTTGTGCTGCATTCTCACCGGGTGGAATGTTCCTGGCTGCTGGTTCTGCTGATCACTACGTTCGGGTGTACTTGATGTCGGAGGATGGACCAAAGAGAATTCTGGAAACGGAAGCACACACGGATACCGTTGATTCCATCCAATGGGCACACAATGGACTGAGATTCATATCAGGCAGCAAAGATGGGACGGCACATGTGTGGCATTTTGAATCTCAACAGTGGAAATCACTTAAGCTCAATATGACCGATAGACTGTCTTCATGCCCCGAGCCAGAGGAGGATGGGAAGAAGATTAAGGTTACCATGGTGTCGTGGGACTTTTCGGATAATTGGGTAATGACGGCCGTGAAtgattttacaataaaagtcTGGCACACAAAGACCGGGAAGCTTCATCGTGTCCTCCGTGGGCATTCAGATGAGCTGTATGTGCTCGAGAGTCATCCAAAAGATCCAAATGTCCTCCTATCAGCTGGGCATGATGGACAAATATTCCTCTGGGACATCTACAAGGGGATAGcaattgcaaattttgtaaATCACATCGAAGGGCAAGGGCACGGTGGGGTGTTTGATGCCAAATGGTCACCAGATGGAACAATGATTGCTGCTACGGATTCGCACGGTCACATCCTCATGTTTGGCTTCGGTTCGGGTCATGAAAGACTCAAAATT CTTCCCACTGAACTCTTCTTCCACACGGACTACCGTCCACTCGTGCGAGATGTCAATCACCATGTTATGGATGAACAAACACAGACTATGCCCCATCTTATGCCACCACCCTTCCTTGTTGACGTCGATGGGAATCCGCATCATCCATCGTTGCAGCGTCTTGTGCCAGGACGTGAGAATTGCCCAACAGATCAGCTAATTCCAAATATTGGTGTTGGCGGGGATGGAAATGTGGAAGTAATGGGAGATAGTATTCGATCGGATATTGATCGTCTAATTGAAGCACTGGCCAATCGTCAGGGACAGGAAGTGGTGCCGGAGGTGAATATGGAGCGTGACAATCAGCAGGCAAATAATATGCGTGCTATGAACTCCCCACGGGCTGCTGTAGTCCTCAATCGTGTTGGTTTGCGCCGAAGTGGGGATGTTGAGGGTGTTCGACAGAGCAGCGGCAATTGGCAGAGGGATGGTGCCTTCAAATTTATGTCTCGCCTCTACATACGCCCCATGAAATATTCTCAGTTGCAGACACTGAGGCAGGGCATCCACACAGCGGGTTTGCAGGAATTGGAGATATACCGGAGGGAGATGCGTCGTCGCCCCTTAATGATAAATACATCAAATTTATCAACTTTGGTATCAAATCCCCCGGGAAGACCTCGTGGACGCAATACGAGACGTCCTGCACCACCACCGGCCTACAGAACACGTGCTGTAAGGGAGCGAGAACCTGTGATTGTGGAAGAGGAGGAAGATGATCCGGATCATATTGAATCAGCCAGCAATACTTCGGGTGATAGTAGTGATTCGACAGCTGTGGAGGAAGATTTGGTACTTGATGCAAGTAGTAGTTCGGAAACGGAGAGCTCCGACTACTCAGATTGGATTGCTGACCAACCGGGGCCAAATTTGGTTCCACCGAAGCGCTCAAAGAGGAAGCCAGTTGAGAGAAGAGCGTACTCACCGGCAAATGAGGATGAGGCTGATCGACGCAAAGGGCGGAAGAAGAAGCTGCCGATTCCCACGGAGAATGGAATGGAGATTCCAGAAACATTCCGACCACCTGAATGGCTGTCGGAAGTGATTCCACGCAAAGCTCCGTACTATCCACAAATGGGTGATGAAGTTGTCTACCTTCGGCAGGGACATCAGCGCTATTTGGATGCGGTGCGTGCGAAGAAGGTGTACAAGTTGAATAATAATTGCGAACCGTGGCAGCAGATTGCCATGCGGGATCATGAAATGGTTAAAGTGATTGGGATTAAGTATGAAATACGTCCACCGCGGCTTTGTTGCCTCAAATTGGGCATCATCACGAATGATGGGCAACTCACGGGGACGACGTTCACAATTAAATATCACGATATGCCCGATGTGTTGGATTTCTTGGTTCTCCGGCAGACTTTTGACACAGCTGTGTCGCGCAATTGGAGCCCGGGAGACAGATTTCGATGCATGATTGACGATGGTTGGTGGATGGGACAAATTGAATCACGCACCGCACTCTCCAGCGACTTCCCGAACTCCCTCTTTATGTGCTTCCGCGTACGATGGGACAATGGGGAGTATGAGTACATGAGCCCATGGGATATGGAGCCAATTGATGAGAATCGTCTCCCAACGGAGGTTGGGGGAGCTGTTTCAGTTCTCCCCGAAGAACTTCGTGCAACGCTGTACCAGCCAAAAGCCGAAGAATGGCCTCGTGGGGATCGTGATGCATCCTGTCGGAGGATTATAGCTGGACTCGAACAA gTGATGGGACTTGCAATTGCGGATCTCTTCCTTGCTCCGGTTGATCTGAATATCTATCCAGCGTATGCATTTGTTGTGGAGTACCCAATTGATTTGTCAACGATTAAAGCAAGATTCGAGAATCACTTCTACCGACGTATTACAAGTGCGCAATTTGACGTGAGATATTTGGCAACAAATGCTGAGAAATTCAATCAACCCCACAGCAATATTGTTAAACATGCGAGAATTGTTACAGATCTCTGCTTGAGGATTATAAG AGATTTGAATGATATTGACGTTGGGGCTGTTTATCATCAACTCATGGATACGTACATCTCATCGGATTCAGATGCAGAGAACCCCAGGCCATCCACAAGTTCAGCCCCAACACGCTCAGTGGGAACAAGAAG aaGTCAACGTCTTGGGGCACCAAATGATTGGCAGGCTGAATGCCGTGAATTGTTGGAGCTTCTGTGGCAGTGTGATGATTCAACACCTTTCCGGGAGCCTGTGGACATTATTGAGCATCCGGATTACAATCAAATTGTCGACACACCAATGGATTTGAGGACAATCCAAGAGGATCTTCGTGGTTCAAACTACGCCACCCCCATGGACTTTGCCAAAGATGTCCGTTTGATATTCCAAAATTCACGAAACTACAACACCAATAAGCGATCAAGG ATATATTCAATGACATTGCGACTGAGTACGCTCTTTGAGACGCATATAAAGCAGATTCTGTACAATTGGAAGGCATCGAGGAGACGTACAAATCAGCGTGATAGACGGAATCAGCCGGTGGACCCCAATGAACCGGGTACGTCGAAGATGCTGACACGTGCAACGAGTGGAGCTGCTGGGAGGAGGGTGCAGCATAGCTCAGATGgaagtgatgatgatgatgtggATTTGAGTCAACTCCGACGGACACGTAGCAATGGGCGGGTGATGCGACGCGTCCCAACGGGATTGTCAAATGGGGTGTCGTCGGTGAATGAACCTGTGCCAGGTCCGAGTACTGCCATAGCTGGACCATCGAGAAGTCGACGGGGTAATACGAATCTCCGGAATGGTGGTGCCGAATCATCCGAAGCGAGTAGCTCAAGTTCGAGTTCGAGTGATAATGACGATGGCGATAGCGATGAGAGTGCAGGTATCCCGCTATCTGCCCTCGGGGTGAGCTCCAAGCAGCGTGGGAgtcagaagaataaaatttacgaTTCGGAAGATAGTTACAAGCCAAATCGTCGGGGGAAGCAAAAGCAAGGGCGCAAGAGGAAGCTGAAGCAAAAGCAGCGTGGACTTAGTAGTAGTCAGGGAAGCCCGAGGAAGAGTAGTGGAGCGAAACGATCAAAGGCAACAACAAGTAGACGCCTAGCCACGGAGCATGATCACAACTATGATGATGCTGCGGGAAATAGTGTGgatgatgacgatgatgaACCGGTGCAGTCGCGAAAGAGAGCAAGAACAAATGGAAATTCTACGAGTCAACCTCCAGCGGGGGCGGCGGCACACTATACGCGAAGTAATCGTCAATTGTTGCGCCGTACGGATGACAGTGAGGACTCAGATGTGTCATACAAAGTGCAGAAGCGACGTGTGAGGTATGAATCGGATCATAGCTATCATTTGGAGACAACACGACGCAGGGGGGTTGTGCTAGAATCGGATACTGACAACGAAATTACCAGATCAACGAGGAGTAGCATTAAGAAGGCACAAGTTGAATGGACGCAGGATGAGGAGGAAGATgatgaggaggaggaagagcAAGCTGAGGAAGAAGCAGAAGATGATGTTAATGTGGAGGAggaggatgatgatgaagaggaGATTGTG GAGAGGAAATACCGAAGGAGGAGAGCACGTGTCCGGCAGAGTGATTCGGACAATAGTCAGACGGATAATCAGAATCAGAATAGCAATAGTCGATCGTCCTACAGATCATTGCGGACGAGAAGACCAAGGATGTCACTGCCTGAGGATCCCGATCCGGAGATTGACAGCGATGATCAACCATTGAGTCAGCAGAGTATGATGAGTACCCACCGCACTCGATCAGGGACCCGTATTCAGG CCACGGATTCTTCATCAATAAATGGCTCATCGATGGGAAATCCCACCTTGAATCGCTTTAGAAGACGTTTTGCCACTACAACCACCACGACGACGACAACAACAGGAACAACAACAAGGAATCAGAGTACAGAGGTATCAACGCAATTAGCAATGCCACCAGCACCACATGAAATTGATCACAATTACGGGGAGAGGGAGCATATGGGGACACGACGGAGGCATGTTTCCATGTTGTCGCGCCATCAGAGGAATGCGGATGAATTGGATCCGCAGCAGGAGAATGACAATGCCACCCAATCGGGCCCCATTTCGTCCACATCATCCATATCGCGTCTTCGTGTAAGGTCAAATGTGAATGGTGATGGTGGTGGTGGCGGTAGTACAGTGTCACGAGCAACGTCAACAACATCACAAATTAGTATGAGACGTGCCGTACGTGGGCGAATGCGGCAGGATGATGCAAATACGCCGGGTGATGAGTCAGACCCAGAAGACAATACACCTCTAATGTTTGTTGCATCATCCTCGAGGAATACAAGGAGTGGCACTGCAGCCCAAAGAGATATCTCCGATGATGAACCT ATACCAGGCCCATCGAGTTACAGTCGCAGAACAAGGAAGCTCCGACGGTTGCAGTACAATGAGGACAGTGACTCCACAGAGGCACCCAGTGTGAGGATGCGCACAAAGAGGCGCCTCATGAGTGACATGAGCTACTCACCCACACGCTCAAGTGGGAATAATCACAATCAGAGTGGCAGGAATGTGCTGGAGGAGCCGGAAAGCGATAGTGGTGGTGATCAGAATACTGTCAGTATTAGCAGCCGGGGGCGCATTAGGAAGATAACTGCCAAAGCGAGGGGCCTTTTCAGAGAATAA